In a genomic window of Leptolyngbya sp. SIO1E4:
- a CDS encoding Dethiobiotin synthetase, whose product MDFATAHRFLLAQTVLPVPGQTPFIDCLRQGVAPVPGQVTSILLALKTLAPGLRDEPSIERPLGHAFFVLTYESRRLYLQGQQSGVEWPPLLDEDLTRIAEAVRNIWANTP is encoded by the coding sequence ATGGATTTCGCAACTGCTCATCGCTTTTTATTGGCGCAAACTGTTTTGCCGGTTCCAGGGCAAACTCCTTTTATTGACTGTTTACGTCAGGGAGTGGCCCCCGTACCGGGGCAAGTGACATCAATACTGCTAGCGCTCAAAACACTGGCCCCAGGGCTAAGGGATGAACCCAGCATTGAGCGACCTTTGGGGCATGCCTTTTTCGTATTGACCTATGAAAGTCGGCGACTTTATTTACAAGGGCAGCAATCGGGGGTAGAGTGGCCCCCGCTACTAGATGAAGACCTGACTCGAATCGCAGAGGCTGTGCGCAATATCTGGGCAAATACGCCGTAG
- a CDS encoding class I SAM-dependent methyltransferase yields MATVLRSLSYRYQWLYDLISRTAALGVGGEEQFRQLPLQGLKLDKETEVLDLCCGSGQATQSLSRRSDHVTGLDASPLSLRRACTNVPEATFVEGWAEAMPFADNHFDIVHTSVAMHEMRPEQRQAIFQEALRVLKPGGIFTLIDFHAPQNPMYWPGLAIFLWLFETETSWQMIQTDLVEKLKEQGFQLKVMSLKAGGSLQVIQAMKPSTS; encoded by the coding sequence ATGGCAACTGTTTTAAGAAGTCTTAGCTATCGCTATCAGTGGTTATACGATCTCATCTCCCGTACCGCTGCTTTGGGCGTTGGAGGCGAGGAACAGTTTCGCCAGTTACCCTTGCAGGGTCTCAAGCTTGACAAAGAAACCGAAGTGCTAGACCTGTGCTGTGGCAGCGGTCAAGCCACTCAATCCCTAAGTCGCCGCTCTGATCACGTGACCGGCTTAGATGCCTCTCCCTTGTCTTTACGGCGAGCCTGTACAAATGTGCCCGAGGCAACCTTTGTAGAAGGCTGGGCCGAAGCCATGCCCTTTGCAGACAATCACTTCGATATTGTGCACACGAGCGTGGCAATGCATGAAATGCGTCCTGAGCAGCGACAGGCTATCTTTCAAGAAGCTCTACGCGTGCTGAAACCCGGTGGCATCTTTACACTCATTGACTTTCATGCCCCCCAAAATCCAATGTATTGGCCGGGGCTAGCGATTTTTCTGTGGTTATTTGAAACAGAAACCTCTTGGCAGATGATCCAGACAGATCTGGTTGAGAAACTGAAGGAGCAAGGCTTCCAGTTGAAGGTAATGTCCTTGAAGGCCGGAGGTAGCCTGCAAGTTATCCAGGCAATGAAGCCTTCAACCTCATGA
- a CDS encoding DegT/DnrJ/EryC1/StrS family aminotransferase: protein MTQSASGVPFVDLSWQHQQIQDDIQAAVVAVLNRGDFVLGQAVKDLELAFSQASGAAYGVGMGCGTDAIALGLMACGIGKGDEVILPANTFVATLIGILRSGATPILVDCDPETALIDLQAAEAAITQNTRAIVPVHLYGQMVSPNELLDLAQKYSLLIFEDAAQAHLAEREGYRAGSVGTAAAFSFYPSKNLGCIGDGGMMLTQQELIAQTARSLRNYGAVRKYFHTESGGTNSRLDTLQAAVLNLKLPMLPAWNQARNQIAEYYDQQLAPLKAAGVVPIKNVSGSGHVYHLYVIRITQDCPVDRTKLQLVLQERDIQTGIHYPVPCHLQPAFKSMGYQPGEFPKAETLSQEILSLPMYPGMTLTQADQVVAEIAQTVNQGKPVQGTMIAV from the coding sequence ATGACGCAATCTGCTTCTGGTGTTCCTTTTGTTGACCTGTCCTGGCAGCACCAACAAATTCAAGATGACATTCAGGCTGCGGTTGTAGCAGTGCTAAATCGCGGTGATTTTGTGTTGGGTCAAGCAGTTAAAGACTTAGAACTCGCTTTTTCGCAGGCTTCTGGAGCAGCCTACGGAGTCGGCATGGGATGCGGTACAGATGCGATCGCTCTGGGGCTCATGGCCTGTGGTATTGGCAAGGGCGACGAAGTCATTCTGCCTGCTAATACCTTTGTCGCGACACTGATCGGCATCCTTCGCAGCGGGGCCACGCCGATATTGGTTGACTGCGATCCAGAGACAGCCTTGATCGATTTGCAAGCGGCAGAGGCCGCCATTACTCAAAACACCCGTGCGATCGTCCCAGTTCACTTGTATGGGCAGATGGTCTCTCCCAACGAGCTGCTAGACTTGGCGCAGAAATATAGTCTCCTGATTTTTGAAGATGCTGCCCAAGCCCATCTGGCGGAACGAGAAGGCTATCGAGCAGGGTCTGTTGGTACTGCGGCAGCCTTCAGTTTCTATCCCAGCAAAAACCTGGGTTGCATCGGTGATGGAGGCATGATGTTAACGCAGCAAGAACTGATTGCCCAGACAGCACGCTCACTGCGTAACTACGGGGCTGTACGAAAGTATTTTCACACGGAGTCAGGCGGAACAAATAGCCGTCTTGACACCCTCCAGGCCGCTGTCTTAAACCTGAAATTGCCCATGCTACCAGCCTGGAATCAAGCTCGTAACCAGATTGCTGAGTACTACGATCAACAACTCGCTCCCCTCAAAGCAGCAGGCGTTGTTCCGATTAAGAACGTCAGTGGTTCTGGTCATGTGTACCACCTTTATGTTATTCGCATCACCCAAGACTGCCCTGTAGATCGCACCAAATTGCAGCTAGTCCTACAGGAACGTGACATCCAAACTGGCATCCACTACCCCGTTCCTTGTCACCTACAGCCTGCATTTAAATCTATGGGCTATCAGCCTGGAGAATTTCCCAAAGCTGAAACCCTAAGCCAAGAAATTTTATCTCTACCGATGTATCCTGGCATGACCCTAACTCAGGCAGATCAGGTCGTAGCTGAGATCGCGCAAACCGTTAATCAGGGCAAACCTGTTCAAGGAACCATGATTGCTGTGTAA